From Pseudarthrobacter equi, a single genomic window includes:
- a CDS encoding helix-turn-helix transcriptional regulator → MDNAAGNHPSQGIIRAAELHDIVVALSGPEPAGVLISGAGGSGMTTLLDAAASVLEGTFSVVARTAASSFTDVPFSIAMALIPDLPAKSNASPRFLVQASRQALRSAGPPGMPVLLALDNIDFLDDLSLWLLNRVVSEPDIRLLATHRSDRPLRMELMESVVARQLSVVNLSELGPERMRDFLASRLEGRPSEGLVRNIQAVSAGNMLAARLLLDAAVAGGGVACSGGEWSMTRDTRGGTQIQELVTRRLARYPHQQRQLIDFLAVGEPLSVGVAEALAGSVALAELRSAGAVRIQDAGLPDPAAATATLNHVLEAGAALQQLAPDQQRELRLALRGQMSHGDAGSLWDLFRRVALEQVSGLPTPDADLLAVAIAANDLHDSHRARHAAAGVTAAELRLPAGVEHARALYLIGDIYGSVQLLRRLLASSDGADNREFLRAVWLLVRALHPTSPDPNVLHALVDDARRRVEAAVDAEPFGGQEARDELDVLQLYLDAQSGTWPRAGDALYQRLSRQHTIGAPLGGDHRAGGDAGGAPPLPTTEAGVLLMALVSQGLAVGGRFAEAVELSTAALESLERLARCTVDFHAVVLIIHGSNLIWRGQWGGKEMVCSGAPRQTVGRLSYFEGPAHLYRAFVLARQGSLDLACEHFRQAKVRFDEADPEGLLPVTLGGLAAAAWLLGDVGQVRRALAAYDARRQSGSYLAARLADSYSSAARSVVSGAGSSNRRLLQLADTAGKRGHRALENLNLGLAARTGARGVRSQEVGVADLIWSVPPAMLGEPHDEVPASHPEAAFPGYDDPEQEDVLGTGEVPPAGTTAARPPAALPDLGKLSNREREVAGLIASGLSSAEAAVRLGISVNTVNAHLQRTYGKLGVSSRQELSEVWSHGEDFPE, encoded by the coding sequence ATGGACAACGCGGCAGGCAACCACCCTTCTCAGGGAATCATCCGGGCAGCGGAGCTGCATGACATTGTTGTCGCCCTGTCAGGGCCGGAACCGGCAGGTGTGCTGATCTCCGGCGCCGGCGGTTCGGGCATGACAACCCTGCTGGACGCTGCGGCGTCCGTCCTGGAGGGCACCTTCTCTGTAGTTGCGCGCACCGCGGCCAGTTCCTTCACCGATGTTCCGTTCAGTATTGCCATGGCGCTGATTCCGGATCTGCCCGCGAAATCGAATGCTTCCCCCAGGTTCCTGGTGCAGGCCTCACGCCAGGCGTTGCGCAGCGCCGGGCCGCCGGGGATGCCCGTGCTGCTGGCCCTGGACAACATAGATTTCCTCGACGACCTGTCGCTCTGGCTTCTCAACAGGGTGGTGTCCGAACCGGACATCCGGCTGCTGGCAACCCACCGGTCCGACCGGCCGCTGCGCATGGAACTGATGGAGTCGGTGGTGGCCCGGCAGCTGTCCGTGGTCAACCTTTCCGAGCTAGGTCCGGAACGGATGCGGGACTTCTTGGCGTCCCGCCTTGAGGGCCGGCCTTCCGAAGGCCTGGTCCGGAATATCCAGGCGGTCTCCGCGGGCAACATGCTGGCCGCGAGGCTCCTCCTTGATGCGGCGGTGGCCGGCGGCGGTGTGGCCTGCTCCGGCGGTGAGTGGTCGATGACCCGGGACACGCGCGGGGGAACCCAGATCCAGGAGCTCGTGACCCGCCGGCTGGCCAGGTATCCGCACCAGCAGCGGCAGCTGATAGATTTCCTGGCCGTCGGCGAGCCGCTGTCCGTCGGCGTCGCCGAAGCGCTCGCGGGGAGCGTAGCCCTGGCGGAGCTCCGGTCCGCGGGCGCCGTCCGGATCCAGGACGCCGGGCTGCCGGATCCCGCTGCCGCCACCGCAACCCTCAACCATGTCCTCGAAGCCGGTGCTGCCCTGCAGCAGTTGGCGCCGGACCAACAGCGTGAACTGCGGCTTGCCCTCCGGGGCCAGATGTCCCACGGTGATGCCGGTTCGCTGTGGGACCTGTTCCGCCGCGTCGCCCTGGAGCAGGTAAGCGGCCTGCCCACGCCGGACGCCGACCTGCTGGCCGTGGCGATCGCCGCCAACGACCTGCATGACAGCCACCGGGCCCGGCACGCCGCCGCAGGGGTGACGGCGGCGGAACTAAGGCTCCCGGCCGGCGTCGAACATGCAAGGGCCCTGTACCTCATCGGGGACATCTATGGCAGCGTCCAGTTGCTCCGGCGTTTGCTGGCATCCTCGGACGGGGCGGACAACAGGGAATTCCTGCGGGCGGTCTGGCTGCTGGTGCGGGCGCTGCATCCCACGTCCCCGGACCCCAACGTCCTGCATGCCCTCGTTGACGATGCGCGACGACGGGTGGAGGCCGCCGTCGACGCCGAGCCTTTTGGAGGGCAGGAGGCACGGGACGAGCTGGACGTCCTGCAGTTGTACCTTGATGCCCAGTCCGGCACCTGGCCACGCGCCGGGGATGCGCTGTACCAGCGGCTCAGCAGGCAGCACACCATAGGCGCCCCACTGGGCGGCGATCACCGGGCCGGCGGGGACGCTGGTGGTGCGCCTCCGTTGCCGACTACCGAGGCGGGTGTGCTGCTCATGGCGCTTGTCTCGCAGGGGCTGGCCGTTGGCGGCCGGTTTGCCGAGGCAGTGGAGCTGTCCACCGCCGCCCTGGAATCCCTGGAACGCCTGGCCCGGTGCACTGTGGACTTCCACGCGGTGGTGCTGATCATCCACGGCTCCAACCTGATCTGGCGGGGCCAATGGGGTGGCAAGGAAATGGTGTGCTCGGGGGCGCCGCGGCAGACAGTGGGCCGGCTGAGCTATTTTGAGGGGCCGGCGCACCTGTACCGGGCTTTTGTCCTGGCACGGCAGGGCAGCCTTGACCTGGCATGTGAGCATTTCCGGCAAGCGAAGGTGCGTTTCGATGAAGCAGACCCGGAAGGGCTGTTGCCGGTCACTCTGGGTGGACTTGCCGCGGCCGCGTGGCTGCTGGGAGACGTGGGGCAGGTCCGCCGCGCCCTGGCAGCCTACGATGCGAGACGGCAGTCCGGCAGCTATCTGGCTGCCCGGCTGGCGGACAGTTATTCTTCGGCGGCCCGTTCGGTGGTGAGCGGTGCAGGCTCGTCCAACCGCAGGCTGCTGCAGTTGGCGGATACGGCCGGCAAACGGGGACACCGCGCCCTGGAGAACCTGAACCTGGGGCTTGCGGCACGGACGGGAGCACGCGGAGTGAGGTCCCAGGAGGTGGGCGTGGCGGACCTCATCTGGAGCGTGCCGCCGGCAATGCTGGGCGAGCCGCATGACGAAGTGCCGGCGTCGCATCCGGAGGCAGCTTTCCCGGGGTACGACGATCCTGAGCAGGAGGATGTCCTGGGAACCGGGGAGGTGCCGCCGGCGGGGACCACTGCTGCACGGCCCCCCGCTGCCCTCCCGGACCTCGGCAAGCTGTCCAACAGGGAGCGGGAAGTGGCCGGCCTGATAGCTTCCGGACTAAGCAGCGCGGAAGCGGCTGTCCGGCTGGGGATCTCCGTGAATACAGTCAACGCCCACCTGCAGCGGACCTACGGGAAACTCGGGGTTTCGAGCCGGCAGGAACTGTCCGAGGTGTGGAGCCACGGCGAGGATTTCCCGGAGTAG
- a CDS encoding glycosyltransferase family 2 protein: MIAVSIILVLGVSTIFWTLVGLVRLAGENSWLLEEWRHRYRAWRSVRAGLPAVAARPRRGRHRGTGIRILPSHVAVLVAAHNEALVINETIRAASRLVPRRNIHVVSDMSTDNTAQLARAAGVKVLELEPNRGKAGALAAGIAHFDLCRRFKVVMLLDADTRPTEDYLRTGLPLFADPTVVAVAGRAKSIMDPPSPTAMGRFLVAYRERLYIVVQLLLKYGQAARGANVVSIVPGFASMYRTSALQEIDVVAPGLVIEDFNMTFEIHARKLGRIAFHPSAAVAYTQDPDRLQDYMKQVRRWILGFWQTVRRHRKQTGRFWLVLATYIFELLMSCVFFVLLLPVFLVSLFAAIQVTAFGSDWDVAVFLSGLLRPQDVLFGVLLPDFLLTILAAVSLRKPGMLLMAPLFPLMRILDAFLCLQVLPKAFSSASTGTWVSPARRVQGKELTPVTAGNGAS, encoded by the coding sequence GTGATTGCTGTATCGATCATCCTGGTCCTTGGTGTCAGCACCATCTTCTGGACTCTCGTGGGGCTGGTGCGCCTCGCGGGGGAGAACTCCTGGCTGTTGGAGGAGTGGAGACACCGGTACCGCGCGTGGCGGTCCGTCAGGGCAGGGTTGCCGGCCGTCGCCGCCAGGCCCCGGAGGGGCCGCCACAGGGGAACCGGCATCCGCATCCTGCCATCCCACGTCGCCGTGCTGGTGGCCGCCCATAACGAGGCGCTGGTGATCAACGAGACCATCCGCGCGGCGTCGAGGCTGGTACCGCGCCGGAACATCCACGTCGTTTCCGACATGTCGACGGACAACACGGCACAGCTGGCACGCGCAGCCGGGGTTAAAGTGCTGGAGCTGGAGCCCAACCGGGGCAAGGCGGGCGCCCTGGCCGCCGGGATTGCGCACTTCGACCTGTGCCGGCGGTTCAAGGTGGTGATGCTGCTGGATGCCGATACGCGTCCCACCGAGGATTACCTTCGGACCGGCCTGCCGCTGTTCGCCGATCCAACGGTGGTGGCCGTGGCAGGGAGGGCAAAATCCATCATGGATCCGCCGTCGCCCACCGCCATGGGACGGTTCCTGGTGGCGTACCGGGAGCGCCTGTACATCGTGGTGCAGCTCCTGCTGAAGTACGGGCAGGCCGCGCGCGGTGCCAACGTGGTGTCCATCGTTCCGGGGTTCGCCAGCATGTACCGGACCAGTGCACTGCAGGAGATCGACGTCGTCGCACCCGGCCTGGTCATCGAGGACTTCAACATGACGTTCGAGATCCACGCCAGGAAACTCGGCAGGATCGCGTTCCACCCGTCCGCGGCGGTGGCCTATACCCAGGACCCGGACAGGCTGCAGGACTACATGAAGCAGGTCCGCCGGTGGATTTTGGGATTCTGGCAGACGGTCCGGCGCCACCGGAAGCAGACCGGCCGGTTCTGGCTGGTCCTGGCAACATACATCTTCGAGTTGCTGATGAGCTGCGTCTTCTTTGTGCTGCTGCTGCCGGTGTTCCTCGTCTCCCTGTTTGCCGCGATCCAGGTGACGGCCTTCGGCAGCGACTGGGATGTTGCTGTTTTCCTGTCCGGCCTGCTGCGGCCGCAGGATGTGCTGTTCGGTGTCCTGCTGCCGGACTTCCTGTTGACCATCCTGGCAGCGGTTTCCCTTCGCAAGCCGGGGATGCTGCTGATGGCACCGCTATTCCCGCTGATGCGGATCCTGGATGCCTTCCTGTGCCTCCAGGTACTCCCGAAGGCCTTCTCCTCGGCCTCGACCGGCACCTGGGTCAGCCCCGCCCGCAGGGTGCAGGGGAAAGAGCTGACACCGGTGACGGCCGGGAACGGAGCCTCCTGA
- a CDS encoding polysaccharide deacetylase family protein, with translation MEELPPREGARRGLLRRAKSLVTVGAALALAVAGLAMSPPAAHAAAPTVVSLTFDDGHADQLAAAQTMNSLGLKGTFFVTSGVVNTPNYFTLAQVQALAAAGHEIGGHTVTHPDLTTLPSDEATRQVCNDRVNLSNWGFRVTSFAHPFAAANASTEAIVRNCGYNSARGLGDIRTRFSCGTCAVGESMPPADPYYTAAPDQVENTWTLADLQRSVTQAENGAGGWVQLTFHHIANNPSDSITISPTLFNQFANWLKTRPATTTVKTVDQVIGGTVKPLVSGPAVPPPGTGNLVKNPGFETLTNGAPQCWQQGGYGTNTPTFSTVNQGRTGRAAQVVMRSYANGDAKWLPSLDLGGCSPAGTAGHSYNLGMWYKSTVPTQFALYYRSGIGSWTYWTSSPWFAAATTFQKASWTTPALPAGASGISFGLNIFSNGTLVTDDAEMFDAAATPPPPPPAAGANLVQNAGLETAGTGTLPQCWQTAGFGTNTPTYATLATGAHSGTKAVRLVMSNYSNGDSKLLPSLDAGSCAPPAIAGKTYSLRAWYTSTATTQFAVYYRNSAGTWVYWTSSPWLAPAATYTQASFTTPALPAGATAISFGLNLFSNGTLITDDYAMYDTVGAPAL, from the coding sequence GTGGAAGAACTGCCTCCGCGCGAGGGTGCCCGGCGGGGACTGCTCCGCCGGGCTAAATCCCTGGTGACCGTGGGGGCCGCCCTGGCCCTGGCCGTCGCCGGCCTGGCGATGAGCCCGCCGGCAGCCCATGCTGCCGCGCCCACGGTGGTCAGCCTGACGTTCGACGACGGCCACGCGGACCAGCTGGCGGCAGCCCAGACCATGAACTCGCTGGGACTGAAGGGCACCTTCTTCGTGACTTCCGGCGTCGTGAATACCCCGAACTACTTCACGCTCGCCCAGGTCCAGGCGCTGGCGGCCGCAGGGCATGAAATTGGCGGCCACACCGTGACCCACCCGGACCTCACCACCCTGCCCAGCGATGAAGCCACGCGGCAGGTGTGCAACGACCGCGTCAACCTCAGCAACTGGGGTTTCCGGGTGACCAGCTTCGCCCACCCCTTCGCAGCGGCCAATGCCAGCACCGAGGCAATCGTCCGGAACTGCGGCTACAACAGCGCCCGCGGGCTGGGCGATATCCGCACCCGGTTCAGCTGTGGTACCTGTGCGGTGGGCGAATCCATGCCGCCGGCCGACCCCTATTACACGGCGGCGCCGGACCAGGTGGAAAACACGTGGACGCTGGCGGACCTCCAAAGGAGCGTCACGCAGGCTGAGAACGGAGCCGGTGGATGGGTCCAGCTGACGTTCCACCACATTGCCAACAACCCTTCCGACTCCATCACCATCTCGCCCACCCTGTTTAACCAGTTCGCCAACTGGCTGAAGACCCGTCCCGCCACCACCACGGTCAAAACGGTGGACCAGGTCATCGGCGGGACGGTCAAGCCGCTGGTTTCGGGGCCGGCCGTTCCGCCGCCCGGCACGGGCAACCTCGTCAAGAACCCGGGCTTTGAAACGCTCACCAACGGCGCTCCCCAGTGCTGGCAGCAGGGCGGATACGGAACCAACACCCCCACGTTCAGCACCGTCAACCAGGGCCGGACCGGCAGGGCCGCCCAAGTGGTGATGCGGAGCTACGCCAACGGTGACGCCAAATGGCTGCCGTCCCTCGACCTGGGCGGATGCTCACCCGCGGGAACTGCCGGGCACAGCTACAACCTGGGCATGTGGTACAAATCCACGGTTCCAACGCAGTTCGCCCTGTACTACCGCAGCGGCATCGGCTCCTGGACCTACTGGACCTCAAGCCCCTGGTTTGCAGCAGCCACCACCTTCCAGAAGGCGTCCTGGACCACTCCGGCGCTTCCCGCCGGGGCGAGCGGCATCAGCTTCGGCCTGAACATCTTCAGTAACGGCACGCTGGTCACCGATGACGCCGAGATGTTCGACGCCGCCGCAACACCGCCGCCGCCACCACCGGCGGCGGGCGCGAACCTCGTGCAGAACGCCGGGCTGGAAACTGCCGGCACGGGCACCCTTCCGCAGTGCTGGCAGACGGCGGGCTTCGGAACGAACACCCCCACCTACGCCACGCTCGCCACCGGGGCTCACTCCGGTACCAAGGCCGTGCGGCTGGTGATGAGCAACTACTCAAACGGTGACAGCAAGCTTCTCCCGTCCCTGGACGCCGGTTCCTGCGCCCCACCTGCCATCGCCGGCAAGACCTACTCGCTGCGGGCCTGGTACACCTCCACCGCCACCACCCAGTTCGCGGTCTACTACCGCAACTCCGCAGGGACGTGGGTGTACTGGACCTCGAGCCCCTGGCTTGCCCCAGCCGCCACCTACACGCAGGCGAGCTTCACCACGCCGGCACTGCCGGCAGGGGCCACGGCCATCAGCTTCGGCCTCAACCTCTTCAGCAACGGCACCCTCATCACGGACGACTACGCGATGTACGACACGGTGGGGGCTCCGGCGCTGTGA
- a CDS encoding polysaccharide deacetylase family protein, which yields MSGEHPGSGTAGPGNGTLASMQARASRRRVGLLAVSWIAVLAVLTGGASLMTANGGDRSGVAAGPQTSDPPTAGAAPLLSVSLTFDGGRSSQREAARILADHQLRATFFVNSGFIGAAGFLNQEDLHSLAEQHHEIGGYTVTLADLTAVEPGEAQRQVCSDRAKLSEWGFKVTSFAYPFGASSPAAEEIVSGCGYNSARGQDRIRSPHSCESCAPAETVRPEDPFNTRATAEVGRDWTLQGLQQTVEQAEAAGGWLQLAFYDIDDSGSPLSISPALFEQFAAWLDARTAQGTMGVRTVHEVIGKVAKPVVPGATAPPAGPGVNALRNPGLETPGKYGLPECWQVAGYGENSSELATLAPGFRDGTSRRLDVTGYKSGDAKLLPVLDLGACAPSVTAGHTYSLRAWYQSTARTQFAVYYRNAMGDWQFWTASPYFPARTTYGQAVWETPPVPDGAEAISFGLNLFSDGQLATDDYEMYDTVGAPPPAQ from the coding sequence GTGAGCGGCGAGCATCCCGGTTCCGGCACCGCCGGCCCTGGGAATGGCACGCTGGCGTCAATGCAGGCCCGTGCTTCGCGCCGGAGGGTGGGCCTCCTTGCCGTGTCCTGGATTGCCGTCCTTGCCGTACTGACCGGCGGTGCGTCGCTGATGACGGCCAACGGCGGGGACCGCAGCGGCGTTGCGGCGGGCCCGCAAACTTCCGATCCGCCCACCGCAGGCGCTGCGCCGCTGCTGTCAGTTTCCCTGACGTTCGACGGCGGCCGGTCCAGCCAGCGGGAAGCGGCCCGTATTTTGGCTGACCACCAGTTGCGCGCCACCTTCTTCGTCAATTCAGGCTTCATTGGCGCCGCCGGCTTCCTGAACCAGGAGGACCTGCACAGCCTTGCAGAACAGCACCACGAAATCGGCGGCTACACGGTCACCCTGGCGGACCTCACCGCCGTCGAGCCCGGCGAAGCGCAACGGCAGGTGTGCAGTGACCGGGCGAAGCTCAGCGAATGGGGTTTCAAGGTGACCAGCTTCGCCTACCCGTTCGGGGCGTCGTCCCCCGCCGCCGAGGAGATCGTGTCCGGCTGCGGCTACAACAGCGCCCGGGGACAGGACCGGATCCGCAGCCCGCACTCCTGCGAGTCCTGCGCCCCGGCCGAGACAGTACGCCCGGAGGATCCCTTCAACACCCGGGCCACCGCCGAGGTGGGCCGCGACTGGACACTGCAGGGGCTCCAGCAGACCGTGGAACAGGCTGAGGCAGCAGGCGGCTGGCTGCAGCTGGCCTTCTACGACATCGATGACTCCGGAAGTCCGCTGTCAATCAGCCCGGCCCTGTTCGAACAGTTTGCCGCCTGGTTGGATGCGCGGACAGCGCAGGGCACCATGGGGGTCCGGACCGTCCACGAGGTGATCGGGAAAGTGGCCAAGCCTGTGGTCCCGGGAGCAACTGCACCCCCTGCCGGCCCGGGCGTCAACGCCCTGCGGAATCCGGGGCTGGAAACACCGGGAAAGTATGGCCTGCCGGAATGCTGGCAGGTGGCAGGCTACGGAGAGAATTCGTCCGAACTGGCAACCCTGGCTCCCGGCTTCCGGGACGGAACGTCCCGGCGGCTGGATGTCACCGGCTACAAATCAGGGGACGCCAAGCTCCTCCCGGTCCTGGACCTGGGAGCCTGCGCGCCGAGTGTCACCGCGGGCCACACTTACTCGCTCCGCGCCTGGTACCAGTCCACGGCGCGGACGCAATTCGCCGTGTACTACCGCAACGCAATGGGTGATTGGCAGTTCTGGACGGCCAGCCCGTACTTCCCCGCCAGGACGACATACGGGCAGGCGGTCTGGGAGACACCGCCTGTTCCCGACGGCGCAGAGGCCATCAGCTTCGGGCTCAACCTTTTCAGCGACGGCCAGCTGGCCACCGATGACTATGAAATGTACGACACCGTGGGGGCGCCGCCTCCTGCCCAGTGA
- a CDS encoding chitinase yields MAAKPGTGQVSTAAASPAPSRAGRVHLPSGNRRSNTRLAVVAAAVTLALVGGFFLWRFVAEAGMAEQPWFSGYADVTVDPPYDLAGTGLPDSRNVTLAFVVADSSQPCAPSWGNAYSLDAARDALNLEQRISALKSNGGAIAVSFGGSVNTELAVACQDPVQLQAAYRSVVERYSPSTIDFDIEGDALLNGPAGERRAAAVAALQKEKDGWGGGLDVWLTLPASPRGLTDDGIAVVDQMLAAGVDLAGVNIMTMNYGSSRGSSQSMLDAAVAAAGSTHDQLSLSYQRVGTSLSSQEIWSKMGLTPMIGVNDLPGEVFGLDAASGLNSFAVQKGIQRVSMWSLNRDRECTTAAADGQASHVCSGVQQEPGQFARTLAAGFEGKLR; encoded by the coding sequence GTGGCAGCCAAACCGGGCACCGGCCAGGTCAGCACGGCTGCCGCGTCCCCGGCACCATCGCGGGCGGGAAGGGTGCACCTGCCTTCGGGCAACCGGCGCTCCAACACCCGGCTCGCCGTGGTCGCCGCAGCCGTAACGCTGGCGCTGGTTGGCGGTTTCTTCCTATGGCGTTTCGTTGCGGAGGCGGGCATGGCAGAGCAACCGTGGTTTTCGGGATATGCGGACGTGACGGTTGACCCGCCGTACGACTTAGCCGGGACCGGCCTGCCGGACAGCCGTAACGTCACGCTGGCCTTCGTCGTCGCTGATTCCTCGCAGCCGTGCGCTCCCAGCTGGGGCAATGCCTACAGCCTCGATGCTGCCAGGGACGCGCTCAACCTTGAGCAACGGATCTCCGCCCTGAAGTCCAACGGCGGCGCCATTGCGGTTTCCTTTGGCGGCTCGGTTAACACTGAGCTTGCCGTCGCATGCCAGGACCCGGTCCAGCTGCAGGCTGCTTACCGCTCAGTGGTGGAGCGCTACTCCCCCTCCACCATCGATTTCGACATCGAGGGCGATGCGCTGCTTAACGGCCCGGCCGGGGAACGGCGGGCAGCGGCGGTGGCCGCCCTTCAAAAGGAAAAGGACGGGTGGGGCGGCGGACTGGACGTGTGGCTCACGCTCCCCGCGTCACCACGTGGGTTGACCGACGACGGCATTGCCGTGGTGGACCAGATGCTGGCCGCCGGAGTCGACCTTGCCGGCGTCAACATCATGACCATGAACTACGGGTCCAGCCGCGGGTCCTCGCAGAGCATGCTGGACGCGGCGGTGGCGGCCGCCGGTTCCACCCACGACCAGCTGAGCCTCAGCTACCAACGGGTGGGGACCAGCCTCAGCAGCCAGGAGATCTGGTCGAAGATGGGCCTGACCCCGATGATCGGCGTCAATGACCTGCCCGGCGAAGTCTTCGGGCTGGATGCGGCCAGTGGCCTGAACTCGTTTGCCGTCCAAAAGGGTATCCAAAGGGTGTCCATGTGGTCGCTCAACAGGGACCGGGAGTGCACAACCGCCGCCGCCGATGGCCAGGCGAGCCACGTGTGCAGCGGAGTCCAGCAGGAGCCCGGCCAGTTCGCCAGGACCCTCGCCGCAGGTTTTGAGGGCAAGCTGCGCTGA
- a CDS encoding dTDP-glucose 4,6-dehydratase, with protein MRTAITGGAGFIGSHLVEHLLAAGDEVIVLDDLSTGRLENLKGVIGHRKFRFIEGSILDRAAVDKAVAGADRVFHLAAAVGVNLIVDHPLESLRTNIHGTEVVLDSVLEAGASLLLASTSEIYGKNTSDSLSEESDRILGSALKSRWTYAAAKGIDEAFAHAYWRQFGLRVAIVRLFNTVGPRQTGRYGMVVPRLVRQALAGEPLTVYGDGHQTRCFSYVGDIVPAITRISEDERAYGNAYNLGGNHEISILALAERIVELVGSDSPITLVPYEQAYSEGYEDMRRRVPDNTKAFGLVGFDPKTTVDQIITNVAADNRTSNTADASRWKVILAS; from the coding sequence ATGAGAACAGCAATTACCGGCGGTGCCGGATTCATCGGGAGCCACCTCGTGGAACACCTCCTGGCAGCGGGGGACGAGGTAATTGTCCTGGATGACCTGTCCACCGGCCGGCTTGAGAACCTCAAGGGCGTCATCGGGCACCGCAAGTTCCGTTTCATCGAAGGCAGCATCCTTGACCGGGCTGCCGTGGACAAGGCCGTCGCGGGGGCGGACCGGGTGTTCCACCTGGCCGCCGCGGTAGGCGTCAACCTGATCGTTGACCACCCGCTGGAAAGCCTGCGCACCAACATCCACGGCACGGAAGTGGTCCTGGACTCCGTCCTTGAAGCAGGTGCCAGCCTCCTGCTGGCATCCACCAGCGAGATCTACGGCAAGAACACCTCGGACAGCCTTTCAGAGGAATCGGACCGGATCCTGGGCTCGGCCCTGAAATCGCGCTGGACGTACGCTGCGGCCAAGGGCATCGACGAAGCCTTCGCCCACGCCTACTGGCGGCAGTTCGGGCTGCGGGTGGCTATTGTCCGGCTCTTCAACACCGTGGGTCCCCGCCAGACCGGACGCTACGGAATGGTGGTACCGCGCCTGGTGCGCCAGGCGCTCGCGGGCGAACCATTGACCGTCTACGGAGACGGGCACCAGACACGCTGCTTCTCCTATGTGGGTGACATCGTTCCCGCCATCACGCGGATCTCCGAGGACGAGCGCGCGTACGGCAACGCCTACAACCTCGGCGGCAACCACGAGATCTCCATCCTCGCCCTCGCGGAGCGGATCGTGGAACTCGTGGGAAGCGACAGCCCCATCACACTGGTGCCTTACGAGCAGGCTTATTCCGAAGGCTACGAGGACATGCGACGGCGGGTGCCGGACAACACCAAGGCCTTTGGCCTGGTGGGCTTCGACCCGAAGACCACGGTGGACCAGATCATCACCAACGTCGCCGCCGACAACCGGACGTCGAACACGGCGGACGCTTCACGGTGGAAGGTCATTCTCGCCTCCTGA
- a CDS encoding nucleotide sugar dehydrogenase, which produces MAPNTKVKTLKKQVAVESHSLPAEAVEWTEGTAARAIPAQDQVFTFDVAIVGLGYVGLPTALAINASGRRVLGLDVSERRLAVIREQQADLLDSDKERLKTALLDPSFMLTSDLSLLAHAAAVVVCVPTPVDAYLVPDLGILRAACASVVEYAVPGQLLMLTSTTYVGTTRDLLAMPLAAKGLIPGRDVYVAFSPERINPGVDSFSHEDVPRVVGGVTAACGEAAERLLSASTKLVHVVPSADAAEMTKLVENTFRAVNIALANEFAQICHELDMEVMDVINAAATKPYGFMPFTPGPGVGGHCIPCDPHYLLWQLRKARITAPVIEQAMIGIAGRPHQVVEKARRILSERNHGLAGARVMVVGVAYKPDVEDLRESPALEIIAELIADGAEVAYSDPWCLTAPDGRGGTLISNPAPQLWEADLVILHTRHSQTDLDWLENAAAVLDTTYRLPKADNVTRL; this is translated from the coding sequence ATGGCACCGAACACGAAGGTAAAAACCCTCAAGAAACAGGTCGCCGTTGAATCCCATTCCCTGCCGGCTGAGGCAGTGGAGTGGACTGAGGGCACCGCCGCGCGGGCAATTCCCGCCCAGGACCAGGTGTTCACTTTCGACGTCGCAATCGTCGGCCTGGGCTACGTGGGACTGCCCACCGCCCTGGCCATCAACGCCTCCGGGCGGCGGGTCCTCGGGCTCGACGTCTCGGAGCGGCGGCTGGCAGTGATCCGCGAACAGCAGGCGGACCTGCTGGACTCGGACAAGGAGCGGCTGAAGACCGCGCTGCTGGACCCCTCATTCATGCTGACCAGCGACCTCTCGCTGCTGGCCCACGCTGCCGCCGTGGTGGTCTGTGTTCCCACTCCCGTGGACGCGTACCTTGTTCCCGACCTCGGCATCCTGCGCGCAGCGTGTGCCTCGGTGGTGGAATACGCGGTGCCGGGGCAGCTGCTGATGCTGACCTCCACCACCTACGTGGGCACCACACGGGACCTGCTGGCGATGCCCCTCGCCGCCAAAGGACTCATCCCGGGACGCGACGTGTACGTGGCGTTCTCACCGGAACGCATCAATCCCGGCGTCGACTCCTTCTCCCACGAGGACGTACCCCGCGTGGTGGGCGGTGTCACCGCAGCCTGTGGTGAGGCAGCGGAACGGCTGCTCAGCGCCAGCACCAAGCTGGTTCACGTGGTCCCGTCCGCGGACGCCGCGGAGATGACCAAGCTCGTGGAAAACACGTTCCGGGCGGTCAACATTGCCCTGGCCAACGAGTTTGCCCAGATCTGCCACGAGCTGGACATGGAAGTGATGGACGTGATCAACGCTGCCGCCACCAAACCGTACGGGTTCATGCCGTTCACCCCCGGCCCGGGAGTCGGCGGACACTGCATTCCCTGCGACCCGCACTACCTGCTCTGGCAGCTGCGCAAGGCCCGCATCACGGCGCCGGTGATCGAGCAGGCAATGATCGGGATCGCGGGCAGGCCGCACCAGGTAGTGGAGAAGGCGCGGCGGATCCTCTCCGAGCGGAACCACGGCCTGGCCGGCGCACGGGTGATGGTGGTGGGCGTGGCCTACAAGCCCGATGTCGAGGACCTCAGGGAATCCCCGGCCCTAGAGATCATCGCCGAACTCATCGCGGACGGCGCCGAGGTGGCCTACTCGGATCCGTGGTGCCTCACCGCGCCGGACGGCAGGGGCGGGACGCTGATCTCCAATCCCGCACCCCAACTGTGGGAAGCGGACCTCGTGATCCTGCACACCAGGCACAGCCAGACGGACCTTGACTGGCTGGAGAACGCCGCTGCAGTGCTGGACACCACCTACCGGCTGCCCAAGGCAGACAACGTCACCAGGCTCTGA